From the genome of Acidobacteriota bacterium, one region includes:
- a CDS encoding RNA polymerase sigma factor, with product MAERGKGSLSERVEELYRQHKDKVFRIALRMIGEEAAAEDIVQEVFLTLLKKVDGFRNESEIFSWIYRITVNKTISHLRWRRVRQLKKLFMIKEGRGKGLDFASKVEFRRKLEESLLSLPAGQRAMFVLHDIEGFTHEEIAEIRGCSSGTVKSQLFRARLRLRKKLSPFLDLLRGRS from the coding sequence ATGGCTGAACGAGGCAAAGGTTCGCTTTCGGAGAGAGTGGAAGAGTTATACCGCCAGCATAAGGATAAGGTTTTCCGAATCGCCCTTCGGATGATAGGGGAGGAAGCGGCAGCTGAGGATATAGTTCAAGAGGTATTTCTCACCCTCCTTAAGAAGGTTGATGGTTTTCGGAATGAAAGTGAGATATTCTCCTGGATCTATCGGATAACAGTCAATAAGACGATCTCCCATCTGAGGTGGAGGAGGGTAAGGCAATTGAAGAAGTTGTTTATGATAAAGGAAGGAAGAGGTAAGGGGTTGGATTTCGCCAGCAAGGTTGAATTCAGGAGAAAGCTTGAGGAATCTTTGTTATCGCTTCCTGCTGGGCAAAGGGCGATGTTCGTCCTACACGATATTGAGGGTTTCACCCATGAGGAGATTGCCGAGATAAGGGGATGTTCCTCCGGTACGGTGAAATCTCAGCTCTTTCGGGCGAGGTTGAGATTAAGGAAGAAGCTTTCTCCATTTTTAGACCTCCTGAGAGGGAGGAGTTAA
- a CDS encoding DUF4097 family beta strand repeat protein encodes MRGKLVLFGMLLLFPSLLFAHELTEVIKKKFPLKPGGVFVLTNRNGDIVITPWDNNMVSFTAKKWVKASNSRVAKRVFKEIKVVAEKRGNKVVVNTEYPENKGFLLSFLPGRHWEFRVDYQVFVPRKVFLEVESKNGDIEVGEIIGGVYLSTRNGYISGKGISGKIDVSSRNGDITLRSIVGSVSANTRNGNIEVDFSRLTSTENLSFFSQNGEIILTLPPDVKAKLYLSSENGEISSDFPLKVEKVGRKILKGEVNGGGVTIKVKTRNGDIRIEKKRE; translated from the coding sequence GTGAGAGGAAAACTCGTTCTTTTTGGTATGCTTCTACTTTTTCCCTCTCTTCTCTTTGCTCATGAGCTTACTGAGGTAATAAAGAAGAAATTTCCCCTAAAGCCGGGTGGCGTTTTTGTTCTTACGAATAGAAATGGTGATATCGTGATAACCCCTTGGGATAACAATATGGTTTCCTTTACCGCCAAGAAATGGGTTAAGGCGTCCAATTCCCGGGTGGCGAAGAGGGTGTTTAAAGAGATAAAGGTAGTTGCTGAGAAGCGGGGGAATAAGGTAGTGGTGAACACCGAATATCCGGAGAATAAGGGTTTTCTCCTATCCTTCCTTCCAGGAAGGCATTGGGAGTTCAGGGTCGATTACCAGGTATTTGTGCCCCGCAAGGTATTCCTTGAGGTAGAGTCAAAGAACGGTGACATAGAGGTGGGAGAGATAATTGGAGGGGTTTATCTTTCCACCAGGAATGGATATATCAGTGGTAAAGGGATTTCGGGCAAGATAGATGTCTCTTCGCGAAATGGCGATATCACCCTCCGCTCTATAGTTGGTAGCGTTTCCGCTAATACCAGAAATGGTAATATTGAAGTTGATTTTTCTCGACTTACTTCCACGGAGAACCTTAGTTTCTTCTCCCAAAATGGTGAGATCATACTCACTCTTCCTCCGGATGTAAAAGCTAAACTCTATCTTTCTTCAGAGAATGGGGAAATATCTTCCGATTTTCCTCTTAAGGTAGAGAAAGTGGGAAGGAAGATCCTTAAAGGAGAGGTGAACGGCGGTGGGGTAACCATTAAAGTGAAGACGAGAAACGGGGATATAAGAATAGAGAAGAAAAGGGAGTAA